The Xanthomonas rydalmerensis genomic interval GTATCGCGACGTCAGCACCGAGATCAAGACCCTGCACCTGGACAACCGCGAGCCGGCGCGGCGCAAGACCATGATCGGGTTCTGGGAAGAGCTGCTGCTGTCGGCGGCAGACAGGCTGCTGCAGGCCGGCGCGGTGGACGCGGAGACCGTGGCCGGCATGCGCCGGGAGATGGCGCAGGTGCAGAGCGACCCGGATGCGGTGTTCTTCTATTCGTTCGTGCAGGCGCACGCCACAGTGTATTGAGCGGCGCTCACGGCGCCGCTGGCGATGCCTGCGTGCCGACCGGCGCGGGCGACGCCGGCTCGACCCAGATCCGTTGCCACATCCGCGCCAGCGCTGCGCGAATCTGCCCACGTGCCACCGGCGCCCGGTACGCGGCCTGCAGTTGCCGCGGTGGAATCGCCTCCCAGCCGTCGCCCTGCTGCCGCGCGACCGCGAAGTTGAAATTGTAGTCAGGTTCCAGGCCCATGCGCAGGTCGCTGAGCACCAGTTCGCCGTCCTTGACCTGCGCGCGCATGAAACCGCGGTTGAACCAGCTCAGTCGCTGCACTGCCGGCAGGTCGCGTACCTGCGCCAGCGCCTGGGTGTTGGAGGGATAGCCCTGGAAGCGCATCGGCCCACGATCGGCGACCAGCGAGCGCTCGCCGATCACATAGCCGCTCGGCGTCATCGCCACCACCCGCCACAACAACGTGTTGAACGGCATCGGCACCGAGAAGCGCGGCGCCTGCGCCAGGCCCATCGCCGCCAATGCGCGGTCGGCCTCGCGATCGACCAGGTGCTTGGCCAGCAGCGACCAGCCCAGGTAGGCGCTGCTCAACAGCAGTCCGACAAGCAAAGCCTGCTGCGCAAAGCGGCGCGCGCGCGCCCACCAGGCGATGCCACAGGCCAGCAGCAGCCACAGCGTGTAGGCGGGATCGATGATGAACACGCTCGACCACATGGCCGGCGGCGGCCGCAGCGGCCACCACAGCTGCGTGCCGTAGACGGTGAACGCATCCAGCAACGGATGGGTGATCAGCGCCAACTGGATCGCCCAGAACCAGCGACGCGGCGCCTCGGCCACGCGCCCGTGGCCGAAGCGGCGGAACAGCCACCAGATCAGCCAGCCGAGCAGCGGCAGCACGAACAGCGAATGGCTGACGCTGCGATGCACCGTCATCAGCGTGACCGGATCGCGAGTGAGCGGCAGCAGGATCAGCGAATCGAGATCCGGCGCGGTACCGAGCGCGGCACCGGCGAGCAGTGCCGCGCGCCGATGCGCGGCCGGGGCGATGGCCGCGGCAACGGCGCCACCGAGCACGATCTGGGTGAGGGAATCCATCGGGGGATGCTAGCAGCGATGCAGTGCTCGATGCGCAGCGGTGAGATACCCGCATTCTCGATGTGCCCGACAGGGAGAGGCGCCCCGTCGGGGACGCCTTTCTTTATTTCATCTGCACTGCCTGAAGCAGGATCAGGGGGAAATTTCTCCGGATGCGTAGAGTGGGAAATATCCCTGTGAAACGAGGATGCCAAAGGCCAAATACGAGGTGCCAGATGCCATTTCGCTGTCACCAAAGAGAAAGTAGCCCATCGCATCACTCGCTGCGACGATCGCCCAGCCCGTGTGCGGAGGCGCAGCCTGTCTCGATGAGGCGTCGGCCGCAAATTTGGACCAGTAGCGCGTGGAGTGCCTGACCACGCTCAGCCCACCCAGGACCAGCGCGCCGTTCTTCGACCTGGGATCGAGCCGCGCGATGCCTTCCCGTTCCAGTTCCTCGAATTGCACCGCCGCCGCGTCCAGGTCCTGGGCGTTCTGCACGATCTGGTCCATTCGCACGATGAACGAGAATTCGTAGGCGCTTAACTGCTGGCGCAGTACAGCCAGGTTCTCGGTCATCGGCCGGGTCGGGTCGATCGCATCCACCATGGGCTGCCGCGTGGCGATGAAGCGCTCCAGCGGCATGCCAGGGTTGTAGCCGCACTTCTCGACCAGCGCGGCGAGGGCCCCGTCGGGCGGGACGTTGGTGTCCATCAGGCAGCCCAGGTACATGTTGTGCTGGATGCCGGCCTGGTCCATCGGATTCTCGGCCGCCAGCGCGGGGGCCGCGCCGAAGGCACTGCCGACCAGCAGGGCGGCGGTCGCGACAAGGAGTTTTTTGTTCATGAACATTCTCGTGCAATGGATGGAGAGAGAGGTGGCCAGGTCTCGACGTTCCTGCGCAGGCCCCGCAAAGGGCGACCACCGACGCACCGGCACATGGCGCAATGCGATACAGGGGAAGGCGCCCATCGGGCCTTCCCCCCTCGGCGTGCCTGGCCCGATCGGGTCTCCCGAAAGGCTGGCGGCAGATGGATCGACTCAGGGTTGCGGATTGGGAGTCGGGCTCGCCGTGTCGAAGATCACGTCGTGGGCCTGGCTGGAGACCGTGGCCGCCGCCCCGACGTCGTGATTCGAGAGGAAATAGCCACCCACGTCGCTCACGACGACGGCCAGCCATTTCCAGAACCGCCCTTTCGAAGTGACGCCGCTCTCGGCCGCCTGCTTGGACCAGTAGCCATTGGAATGCCTGGCCACGCTCAGCCCGCCCAGGATCAGCGCGCCGTTCTCGGACTTGGGATCGAGCCGCGCGATGGCCTCGCGCTCCAGCGCCTCGAACTGGGCCGCCGCGGCATCCATGTCCGCGGCGTTCTCGACGATCTGATCCATGCGAACGAGGAACGAGTACTCGTAGGCATTGAACTGCTGGCGTAGTGCGGGCAGGTTTTCCGTCAGGGACCGCGTCGGATCGATCGAGTCGACGATCGGCTGCTGCGTGGCGATGTACCGCTCCAGCGGCACGCCGGGGGCATAGCCGCACTTCTTGACCAGCAGGGTCAGCGCGTCCTCGGCCGTGGCATTCAGGTCCATCAGGCAGCCCAGGTACATGTTGTGCTGGATGCCGGCATGGTCCAACGGGTTCTCGGCCGCCAGCGCAGGGGTGCCGACGACGCTGCCCGCCAGCAGAGCGGTTGCGACAAGGAACTTCTTCTTCATGAGCGTTCTCTCGCTATATGGAAGGGATTGGAGATGGCTGGGATGCGTGCACCGCCCCCGGAGGAAGGCCACCGCCGCATCGACACACGGTGCGATCCGGCGATTCCAGGCTAGGCAGGGCGACGGCGCAGCACGAGGGCGAAGCCGGGCCGCCCATGGAATGAACCGGGTCGAATTGACGGAGCCCGGATACGAGCACCACCGGTCGCGGGCGCGCGATCCTGTGGCGCGGCACAATGCCGCCATCGAAGAATCAATGCGTTAGCCGGATTTATTCCCGGTCTATACCCGTGGATGCGCTGGCATCGGCCGTCGCGCCACTCGTAGGCTGCGGCTTCCCTTCTGCGCATTGCGAGATTCCGATGCCTGCCTCCCGCTCCGTCTTTCATGCCGCCCTCGTCGCGGTCCTGCTGAGCTTGCCGCTGATCGCCCACGGCCACGACACCCTGCCACCGGACTGGTGCCTGGAGCAGGACCAGGAACCGGAGGTCGTGGTGAAGTTCGATTTCGACGGCCAGCAGCTGCGGCAGACCATGGACAAGTGCGGCGTGGTCGATAGCCACGAGCCGTACACGAATACGCTGAACACCATTGCCGCCTATTGCGAGGTGGTGGCCCCGTCGCGATCGGCCAAGCCCATCGTGCTCGGCCCGACGACCTTCCTGGCCCGCGACCACCACAGCGCCTACCGCATGGAACAAGGCTTGAAGGGCGCGTGCGTGGTCTGCCCGGCCAAGCGCGGGCGCTGACCCACCGTGCAGGCGCGCTCGCTCCTCAGGGCGGCCAACGGTCGCCAGCAGGGCGGCCAGGCACGCTCAGCCGAGCGCGTCCCGGCGGGTGTAGGCAAGCACCGTGTCGATCCGCGACTGCAGCGCGGCGCGCGCCTCTGCCGAGATTCCCTCGCAGTGCGCGAGCACGAAATAGGCCGAGCGCAGTACATCCCGCCAGCGCGGGTTGCTGGGCAACTTGGAGACCGCCAGGTAGCGCTCCATCGCCCGCGCGCGCAGGCGGCCATCGTCGATGTTCACGCGCCAGATCCGGCTGCGCTCGGCCAACTCCAGCCGGCCGGTCGCCGTGGTGCGCTCCCAGGTGTCGATGACCGCGAGCATCAAGTCGACCAGCGCGCGTCGGAAGGCATCGCGCAACGCAGGCGCAGCGGCTTCCTGTTGCGTGTGCTCGGCCTGCGCGGTGTCCGACGCCGCGTCAGTGTCGCGTTCCTGCAGGGCGAGGACGACCAGGCCATCGCCGCCCCGCCAGGGTGCGAGGGTAACGGCGAGCGGTGTGCCGTGCCGCGCCACGACCTCGAGGCGCTGCGCGGCGCTGTCCTCCATACGCTCCAGCGCCGCCTGCAACGCCGGACGGTCGCGTTCGGCAACGCAGGCGAACACCGCCTGCCCTACCGGTTCGGCGGCGTCCGTGCCGCCAAGCAGCAGGCGGCCGGCACGATTGGCGGCCAGGACCTGGCCTTCGGCATCGAGCAGGCACAGCGCATCCTCGCGGCTATCGAGCAAGGTCTGCAGCAGGCTGCGATCCTCGGCCAGCGCATCGGCCTCGCGCCGATAACGGGCGAGTTGCTCCTCATGGCGAACACGCTGGGCGGCCTGCAGCACACGTTCGCGCTGCCGGCGACGCTGCAGCCACAGCCAGACACCGAGCGCGGCGGCGACGCCGGACACCAGCGCCAGCCACAGCAGCAGCGTGCGTTGGCGCAGCTGGGCCTGACGCAGGCGGTTTTCGCTTTGCAGGGCGTCGATGGTGCGCTGCTTTTCGGCGGTGTCGAAGCGGATCCGCAACCAGTCCAGTTGGCGATCGTGCTGCGCGCGCACCAACGCGGCGGCTTCTGCGTTCGCGCGCCGCAGGGTGGCGATGGCGGCCACCGTGTCGCCACTGCTTTCCTGCAGCCGTGCCAGTTCCTCCAGCAGTGGCACCCGCACCGGATCGCCGCCGGCGGCCGCGGCCAGCGCCTCGCGCAGGCGTGCCGCGGCCGCAGCGGCATTGCCTTCGAGCCGGGCCGTCCGCGCCAGTTGCAGCTGCAGTGCCGATGGCAGCGGCAGCGCCCACGCCTCGGCGAGCGCCAGCGCACTGGAACTCCAGCGTTGCGCCTGCGCCACATCGCCAAGCGCCAGCGCCGCACGGATCAGGCCGTCGTGGACACGCAACTCGTACACCCGGCGGCCCTGCGCGCGGTACACGGCCAGGGCCTCCTGCAACCAGGCCAGCGCTTGCGGCGTGTCGCCGCTGTCGAGCGCCAGCTCGGCCATGGTTTCCTGCACGTGCGCGGCCTCGATGGCGTCGCCCTGCGCGCGGTTGGCGGCCAGCGCATCGCGGTAGTAGCGCATCGCGGTGTCGGACTCGCGCAGTTCGCGATAGACGTCGGCAATATTGGTGAGCACCGACGCCGCTACTGCGCCGTGCGCACGCTGCAGGTCCAGGCTTAGCGTCAGGTTGCGCAGGGCGCCGCGGAAATCGCCGAGCCGGCGCAGCGCCGCACCGACGTTGTTCAGATCGCGCGCCTGCCCCACGCGGTCGTGCAGCGAGCGGGACAGCGTGGCCGCGCACTCGAAGCGCGCCAGCGCCTGCGGCAGGCGTTCGCGACGGAAATCGAGAATGCCGCGGCGGCGCGTGAGTTCGTAGCGCAATCGCGCGTCGCCGGCATCGCCGATATTGGCCTCGGCGCAGTCCAGCGCCTGCTCGGCGGCGTCGAAGCGGCCGCCGTCGAGCTGTTCCTTGGCCCGTGCGAACAGCGCGTCCATCCGCGTGCCACCGGTTGTGTGCAAGGTCGACAGGCCGGCCTGCTGCAGGCACAGCATCGCATCCGGGAGTTTGCGCGGTGCCTCGGCATCGGTGCAGCCGTAGACCGTGTTCTGCGCGATCGCTGTCCCGCACGCCGCGAGCAGGACGCCCAGGCACGCCGCTCGGACGCGTGCCCGCTGCCACGCGCGTGCAGTGGTGGCCTGGGCCTGGAGGGTCGTGCTGCAAGACGCCGACCAGATCGGGCTCGACCACGTCCATGCGGATCGCAGCGACCGGCCGCACACTGCCTTCCCTGGTTTCACGTGCTCCACGGCTCCAGAACTGATCGGGATGCGGCGCAGATGCGCCGCAGCGATATGGCCCGGGGCGACAACCGGGCGCGGCGGCCATGTGCTCCTGCCCGGGCGTATCGCTCCATCGCAACGCAGTAGACCCGATGCGCTGGAGGCCGGGCAAGCGCACACCGCGGTGCTATCCGCACCACGTCGATCATCATGGAATGGACGTCACGCCGAGTTCTACGCCGCCGTCCAGTGCCACTGTGGCAGCGCTGCGTCCAGTCGACCCGCACCGTGGTTGCGGCATGCGCAGTCCACGACGTGCTCAGAAACTCCGCAGAGAGCGGCGCAGCGTAGCCGCGCGCGAACCGTCCGCCTCAGGCCGCGCGCGGCCAGGCGTTCTCCTGCACCAGCCGCAGGCGCGGCGGCAGTTCGCGCAGCACGTCGCCGCGATGCGAGAGCAGGCGCAGCGTGCCGTCGGCCTCCTCGGCGAGCGCGGTGAGGCTTTCGACCCAGTCGCCGTCGTTGGCGTAGACCAGGCCATCGCGTTCGAACAGGCCGGCGCGGTGCACATGGCCGCAAATCACCCCGTCCAGACCGCGACGGCGCGCGTCGTCCAGGCCGGCAGTGACGAAGCGCTCGATGTAGCGCTCGGCCGCGCTGCTCTGCCGCTTCAGGTAGTCGGCCAGCGACCAGTAGCGCATGCCCAGGCGGCGGCGCACGCGGTTGGTCAGCTGGTTGCCGGTGAGGATGCGGTAGTACAGCCAGTCGCCGAACTTCTCCTGCAGGCCGCCGAACTGGGTCACGCTGTCGTAGTCGTCGCCGTGCACCACCAGCAGGCGGCGTCCGTCGGCGGTGGCGTGCACCGCGCGCCGGCGCACCTGCATCGCCGGCAGCGCCAGCCCGCAGAAGCGGCGGATCGGCCGGTCGTGGTTGCCGGGCACGTAGATCAGCTCGGTGCCGCCACGGGCCAGCGCATGCAGTGCATCGATCACGCGCTGGTGCGCCGCGCTCCACACCGCGCGGCGTTGCGCCATCCACCAGAAGTCGACGATGTCGCCGACCAGGTACAACTGTTCGCAGCGTAGGCCGCCGAGGAAATCGGCCAGTTCGCGTGCATGGCAATGCGGCGCACCCAGGTGCACGTCGGAGACGAACACCGCGCGGCGCGGCGACAGGCTGCTGACCGGATTCATGCCACCACCTCTGCTTCGTTGCGGGGACGTTCGAGGTAGCGCGCGCGCTTCTTGCTGCGGATGCGCTGCAGGTCCAGCTCGATCAGGCCGTCGACGGCGTCGTTGAACGCCGGATCCACGCCGAAGGCGAGGAAGCGCGCGCCGCCGGGTTCGCACAGATCGGTGTACTGCTTGTAGAGCATCGGCACCGCCGCGCCCAGCGCGTCGAGGTTGCCCTTGAGCACCTTGAAGGCGGTGTCGGCGTCCAGTTCGTCGAACGCCGGCGGCGCTTCCGGGTACGGGAACGGCCGCGCCGAGGCGGCTTCGCCGCTGGCGTCGCCGTAGTAACGCGCGTAGTAGGCCACGATCTGCTCGCGTGCCTGCTGCGGCAACGCGGCACTGATCGACACCGCGCCGAACAGGTAGCGCACCTGCGGATGATCTTGCAGATAGGCGCCGATGCCCTGCCACAGGTAGTCGATGCTGCGGCTGCCCCAGTAGTCCGGCACCACGAAGCTGCGCCCGAGTTCCATGCCCGCGGCGATGCGCGGCAGCATGCCCTCGCCGTAGCGGAACAGTTCGGCGGTGTAGAAGCCGGCCAGGCCGCGCTCGGCCAGCACCGGCGCGCCGCGGGCGACGCGGTAGGCGCCGACCACGCGGGTGGCGGCGCCATCCCACAGCACGATGTGTTCGTACCAGGTGTCGTAGTCGTCCAGGTCCAGGCGCCGGCCGGTGCCCTCGCCCACCGCGCGGAAGGTCAGCTCGCGCAGGCGGCCGATCTC includes:
- a CDS encoding metal-dependent hydrolase: MDSLTQIVLGGAVAAAIAPAAHRRAALLAGAALGTAPDLDSLILLPLTRDPVTLMTVHRSVSHSLFVLPLLGWLIWWLFRRFGHGRVAEAPRRWFWAIQLALITHPLLDAFTVYGTQLWWPLRPPPAMWSSVFIIDPAYTLWLLLACGIAWWARARRFAQQALLVGLLLSSAYLGWSLLAKHLVDREADRALAAMGLAQAPRFSVPMPFNTLLWRVVAMTPSGYVIGERSLVADRGPMRFQGYPSNTQALAQVRDLPAVQRLSWFNRGFMRAQVKDGELVLSDLRMGLEPDYNFNFAVARQQGDGWEAIPPRQLQAAYRAPVARGQIRAALARMWQRIWVEPASPAPVGTQASPAAP
- a CDS encoding UDP-2,3-diacylglucosamine diphosphatase, whose protein sequence is MNPVSSLSPRRAVFVSDVHLGAPHCHARELADFLGGLRCEQLYLVGDIVDFWWMAQRRAVWSAAHQRVIDALHALARGGTELIYVPGNHDRPIRRFCGLALPAMQVRRRAVHATADGRRLLVVHGDDYDSVTQFGGLQEKFGDWLYYRILTGNQLTNRVRRRLGMRYWSLADYLKRQSSAAERYIERFVTAGLDDARRRGLDGVICGHVHRAGLFERDGLVYANDGDWVESLTALAEEADGTLRLLSHRGDVLRELPPRLRLVQENAWPRAA
- a CDS encoding tetratricopeptide repeat protein; protein product: MDALFARAKEQLDGGRFDAAEQALDCAEANIGDAGDARLRYELTRRRGILDFRRERLPQALARFECAATLSRSLHDRVGQARDLNNVGAALRRLGDFRGALRNLTLSLDLQRAHGAVAASVLTNIADVYRELRESDTAMRYYRDALAANRAQGDAIEAAHVQETMAELALDSGDTPQALAWLQEALAVYRAQGRRVYELRVHDGLIRAALALGDVAQAQRWSSSALALAEAWALPLPSALQLQLARTARLEGNAAAAAARLREALAAAAGGDPVRVPLLEELARLQESSGDTVAAIATLRRANAEAAALVRAQHDRQLDWLRIRFDTAEKQRTIDALQSENRLRQAQLRQRTLLLWLALVSGVAAALGVWLWLQRRRQRERVLQAAQRVRHEEQLARYRREADALAEDRSLLQTLLDSREDALCLLDAEGQVLAANRAGRLLLGGTDAAEPVGQAVFACVAERDRPALQAALERMEDSAAQRLEVVARHGTPLAVTLAPWRGGDGLVVLALQERDTDAASDTAQAEHTQQEAAAPALRDAFRRALVDLMLAVIDTWERTTATGRLELAERSRIWRVNIDDGRLRARAMERYLAVSKLPSNPRWRDVLRSAYFVLAHCEGISAEARAALQSRIDTVLAYTRRDALG